In Arthrobacter sp. SLBN-112, a genomic segment contains:
- a CDS encoding MFS transporter: protein MPKSWILLACIGLLALNLRGPFVAVAPLVDLMQAELHFSPVLLGLLTSIPVLCFSLAAPLASLAARRFGAEFAVTLTILGVLAGVLVRSAGGPVLVVAGTVLIGVAITVGNIAVPLIIRRDFAPRRQGTAMGIYTAALNIGSFLTSVAMAPLAVVTGWRLALAAVAVLAVAAVVVWVLAVGPRTAFLPEGDDGGDQPLARAAGSGWTTFGLTAGFGGQAFSYYGVTAWLPSYLHDELGMNAAQAGAASSIFQILAIVGGLGVPFAAKYMSTTAVAVTLGTLWLAVPVGLLVLPQLWWLWSTSGGIAQGGGITLIFIAIIKLARDQASAGRMSATVQGLGYCLAAVAPPLVGFVHDTAGSWTPALLVILASVLTFFASTTLSVRKVPKGR from the coding sequence ATGCCCAAGAGCTGGATCCTGCTGGCCTGCATCGGCCTGCTGGCCCTGAACCTTCGGGGTCCCTTCGTGGCGGTCGCGCCCCTCGTGGACCTCATGCAGGCAGAACTGCACTTCTCGCCCGTCCTGCTCGGCTTGCTGACCAGCATCCCCGTGCTCTGCTTCTCGCTCGCTGCTCCGCTGGCCTCCCTGGCGGCGCGGAGGTTCGGGGCGGAGTTCGCCGTCACGCTGACCATCCTGGGGGTGCTGGCCGGAGTGCTGGTCCGCTCCGCCGGCGGCCCGGTACTGGTGGTGGCCGGCACAGTGCTGATCGGGGTGGCCATCACGGTGGGCAACATTGCGGTGCCCCTGATCATCCGCCGCGATTTCGCGCCGCGCCGGCAGGGGACCGCCATGGGGATCTACACGGCAGCGTTGAATATCGGGTCGTTCCTGACCTCGGTGGCCATGGCCCCGCTGGCGGTCGTGACGGGGTGGAGGCTGGCACTGGCCGCTGTCGCCGTCCTGGCCGTCGCCGCCGTGGTGGTCTGGGTCCTGGCCGTGGGGCCGCGGACAGCATTCCTGCCCGAGGGGGACGACGGCGGGGACCAACCCCTGGCACGGGCGGCCGGTTCCGGCTGGACCACGTTCGGGCTCACGGCCGGATTCGGCGGCCAGGCATTCTCCTACTACGGCGTCACGGCATGGCTGCCCAGCTACCTCCACGACGAACTGGGGATGAATGCCGCCCAGGCCGGCGCCGCGTCCTCGATCTTCCAGATCCTGGCCATCGTGGGCGGCCTCGGCGTTCCCTTTGCCGCCAAATACATGAGTACGACGGCGGTGGCGGTCACCTTGGGGACGTTGTGGCTTGCCGTTCCCGTGGGGCTCCTGGTCCTGCCGCAGCTGTGGTGGCTGTGGTCCACATCCGGCGGAATTGCCCAGGGCGGCGGCATCACCCTGATCTTCATCGCCATCATCAAGCTGGCCCGCGACCAGGCCTCCGCCGGCCGGATGTCCGCCACCGTCCAGGGCCTTGGCTACTGCCTCGCCGCCGTGGCCCCGCCGCTGGTGGGCTTCGTCCACGACACGGCCGGCTCGTGGACGCCGGCCCTGCTGGTCATCCTGGCCTCCGTGCTGACCTTCTTTGCCAGCACCACCCTGTCCGTCCGGAAGGTGCCGAAGGGCCGCTAA
- a CDS encoding D-2-hydroxyacid dehydrogenase family protein, with product MTHRLAILDDYQDVARGFADFAALEAAGVTVTSYREPFASRHALVSALADASMVIAMRERTAFPREVFEELPALQLLVTTGMANAAIDVAAATEHGVTVCGTPGSPTAAPELTWALLLAIARHLPAEENSLRAGTWQSTVGFELAGKTLGIVGLGKIGRRVAAYGQAFGMDVVAWSRNLTAESAAEAGARLVSKKELFATADVATLHLRLSPRSENIVGEEELRLLGPEGILVNTARGPLVDQDALLRALTEGWIRGAALDVFDQEPLQAGHPLLGAPNTVLSPHLGYVTQESYRQFYGGAVEDITAWLAGSAIRTITA from the coding sequence ATGACGCACCGGCTTGCCATCCTTGATGACTACCAGGACGTGGCCCGCGGCTTCGCCGACTTCGCGGCGCTGGAGGCTGCGGGCGTCACCGTCACTTCGTACCGGGAGCCCTTCGCTTCCCGCCACGCCCTGGTCTCCGCGTTGGCCGACGCCAGCATGGTCATCGCCATGCGGGAGCGGACCGCGTTCCCGCGTGAGGTGTTCGAGGAGCTTCCGGCCCTTCAACTGCTGGTGACCACGGGCATGGCCAACGCCGCCATCGACGTCGCGGCGGCAACCGAGCACGGGGTCACCGTGTGCGGCACGCCCGGCTCGCCCACCGCCGCCCCGGAGCTGACCTGGGCCCTGCTGCTGGCAATCGCCCGGCACCTGCCGGCCGAGGAAAACTCGCTGCGCGCCGGTACCTGGCAGTCCACCGTGGGCTTTGAGCTGGCCGGGAAGACCCTGGGCATCGTGGGGCTGGGCAAGATCGGCCGGCGGGTGGCAGCGTACGGGCAGGCGTTCGGGATGGACGTGGTGGCGTGGAGCCGGAACCTGACGGCGGAGTCCGCAGCGGAAGCCGGCGCGCGCCTGGTCTCCAAGAAGGAATTGTTCGCCACCGCCGACGTCGCAACCCTCCACCTGCGGCTCTCCCCGCGCTCCGAAAACATCGTGGGCGAGGAGGAACTGCGGCTGCTCGGCCCCGAGGGCATCCTGGTGAACACGGCACGCGGCCCCCTGGTTGACCAGGACGCCCTCCTCAGGGCGCTGACCGAGGGGTGGATCCGCGGCGCCGCCCTGGACGTCTTCGACCAGGAACCGCTGCAGGCCGGGCACCCGCTCCTGGGCGCACCCAACACGGTGCTCTCGCCCCACCTGGGCTACGTCACGCAGGAAAGCTACCGGCAGTTCTACGGCGGAGCCGTCGAGGACATCACCGCGTGGCTGGCCGGCTCCGCCATCCGCACCATCACCGCCTGA
- a CDS encoding glycogen debranching N-terminal domain-containing protein, whose translation MTAWNEDNEASGSDVGAVTVLEGSSFCISAGTGDISADGGTNGAFYQDTRIVSGWVLRINGSRREPLSAQKPQPFEATFVGRATWPGGRFDSPLVVRQVRHIGPGLQDDITLENFAAEPVQCTIELLMDADQADLFEVKGGRTTGPDDTTRTVVDGKLIIEASRHGQQRGSAIGARGAEVGTDGLRFNVTVPARGKWSTSVIVVPLVNGEAPEKPFTEGQLPHHREGVRRQLAWEENVPRISIEDTSFQNVLNRSQSDLGALRIFDAHHPDRAAVAAGAPWFMALFGRDSLLTSYMSMMVNPNLALGTLQTLAGIQGKKVDVDSEEEPGRIPHEVRLGVTAGLSLGGTAYYGTADATPLFVATLGELSRWGLSREAIQPLLAHADRALEWIEKYGDRDGDGFVEYLRPNDHGLVNQGWKDSWDGINFADGTIAEAPIALCEVQAYVYAAYLGRSLLAHWSGDSVLEKHWADKAAAFKEEFNKKFWLPDKGYFAVALDKDKRHVDALTSNIGHCLWTGIVDEDKAESVMENLMSPQMFTGWGIRTLASDMGAYNPVSYHNGSVWPHDTALVATGLMRYGFVDEARRVALGILDAARHFDGRLPELFCGFDRGEYPGPVPYPTACSPQAWAAAAPVQLARILLRFDPVFTRGVVHLAPILPETVGTFRAENVLLDSSRVTIKATGSTGTIEGLPPGLKLVAEPRPPLAYPLEAAAAGPGVPRLN comes from the coding sequence ATGACCGCCTGGAACGAAGACAATGAGGCCTCCGGCTCCGACGTGGGTGCCGTCACCGTCCTGGAGGGTTCTTCGTTTTGTATCTCGGCGGGAACCGGCGACATCAGTGCCGACGGCGGCACGAACGGCGCGTTCTACCAGGACACCCGGATTGTTTCGGGCTGGGTACTGCGCATCAACGGCTCGCGCCGCGAACCGCTTTCAGCCCAGAAGCCGCAGCCGTTCGAAGCAACATTCGTTGGCCGCGCAACCTGGCCGGGAGGCCGGTTCGACAGTCCACTGGTGGTCCGCCAGGTCCGCCACATCGGACCGGGCCTGCAGGACGACATCACCCTGGAGAACTTCGCAGCGGAACCCGTTCAGTGCACCATCGAACTGCTCATGGACGCGGATCAGGCCGACCTCTTCGAAGTGAAAGGCGGCCGGACAACAGGCCCCGATGACACCACCCGCACCGTGGTGGATGGAAAGCTCATCATAGAAGCGTCGCGCCATGGCCAGCAGCGGGGATCCGCCATCGGGGCCCGGGGTGCTGAGGTGGGCACCGACGGGCTCCGGTTCAACGTCACTGTTCCGGCCCGCGGCAAATGGAGCACCAGCGTCATCGTGGTGCCGCTGGTCAATGGGGAAGCACCGGAAAAGCCCTTCACCGAAGGGCAACTCCCGCACCACCGTGAGGGCGTGCGGCGCCAGCTGGCTTGGGAAGAGAACGTTCCGCGGATCAGCATCGAGGACACCAGCTTCCAGAACGTGCTCAACCGCAGCCAAAGTGACCTTGGTGCACTCCGGATCTTCGATGCCCACCATCCCGATCGCGCCGCGGTGGCGGCGGGGGCCCCATGGTTCATGGCGCTGTTCGGGCGGGACTCGCTGCTCACCTCCTACATGAGCATGATGGTCAACCCCAACCTCGCCCTGGGCACGCTCCAAACCCTGGCCGGGATCCAGGGCAAGAAAGTGGATGTGGATTCCGAAGAGGAACCCGGCCGCATCCCCCATGAGGTCCGGCTGGGCGTCACCGCAGGACTGTCGCTGGGGGGAACGGCCTACTACGGAACGGCCGATGCCACCCCGCTCTTCGTGGCGACCCTTGGCGAGCTGAGCCGGTGGGGGCTGTCCCGGGAAGCGATCCAGCCGCTGCTGGCGCACGCGGACCGGGCGCTGGAGTGGATCGAAAAATACGGCGACCGCGATGGAGACGGTTTCGTGGAATACCTCCGGCCCAACGACCATGGCCTGGTGAACCAGGGCTGGAAGGACTCCTGGGACGGGATCAACTTCGCCGACGGGACCATCGCCGAAGCTCCGATCGCTCTCTGCGAGGTCCAGGCATATGTCTACGCCGCGTACCTGGGCAGATCGTTGCTGGCCCACTGGAGCGGCGATTCTGTTCTGGAAAAGCACTGGGCAGACAAGGCGGCAGCTTTCAAGGAGGAGTTCAACAAGAAGTTCTGGCTGCCGGACAAGGGCTACTTTGCCGTGGCTCTGGACAAGGACAAGCGGCACGTTGACGCGTTGACGTCCAACATCGGCCACTGCCTGTGGACGGGCATTGTGGACGAAGACAAAGCTGAGTCCGTCATGGAAAACCTGATGTCCCCGCAGATGTTCACCGGCTGGGGCATCCGCACGCTGGCCTCCGACATGGGCGCCTACAACCCCGTCAGCTACCACAACGGCTCAGTGTGGCCACACGACACCGCGCTGGTGGCCACCGGGCTGATGCGGTACGGGTTCGTGGACGAGGCGAGGAGGGTGGCCTTGGGAATACTCGACGCGGCCCGGCACTTTGATGGCCGGCTGCCGGAGCTGTTTTGCGGGTTCGACCGTGGCGAGTACCCCGGCCCGGTTCCGTATCCCACGGCATGTTCGCCCCAGGCCTGGGCTGCGGCGGCGCCGGTGCAACTGGCGCGGATTCTGTTGCGGTTCGACCCCGTCTTCACCCGGGGGGTGGTTCACCTGGCTCCGATCCTGCCGGAAACAGTGGGCACGTTCCGGGCGGAAAACGTCCTGCTGGACTCGAGCCGGGTGACCATCAAGGCCACCGGATCCACCGGCACCATCGAAGGTCTCCCGCCCGGACTGAAGCTCGTGGCCGAACCACGGCCGCCACTTGCCTACCCGTTGGAGGCGGCAGCCGCCGGCCCCGGTGTCCCCAGGCTCAACTAA
- a CDS encoding GNAT family N-acetyltransferase, which produces MAHTIRTATADDAGRLAALAAVTFPLACPPSSSPSDIAAHLANTLSEEHFKGYLADPDTTILVIDADGPLTGYSLLVDRPAADPDVSSALTLVPSVEISKCYVHPDYHGLGAAAELMHASLEAAAATGAAGAWLGVNSQNARAIRFYEKSGFRNVGTKSFRLGSTVEHDFVLERPLR; this is translated from the coding sequence ATGGCCCACACCATCCGGACAGCAACAGCGGACGACGCCGGCCGGCTGGCCGCGCTGGCGGCCGTCACCTTCCCGCTGGCGTGCCCGCCGTCGTCGTCACCGTCCGACATTGCCGCGCACCTGGCCAACACGCTCAGCGAAGAACACTTCAAGGGTTATCTCGCGGATCCGGACACCACCATCCTGGTCATCGACGCCGACGGCCCGCTCACCGGCTACAGCCTGCTGGTGGACCGGCCCGCCGCGGACCCGGACGTGTCCTCCGCGCTGACGCTGGTCCCGTCCGTGGAGATCAGCAAATGCTACGTCCACCCGGATTACCACGGGCTGGGCGCTGCCGCTGAGCTCATGCACGCGAGCCTCGAGGCGGCGGCCGCAACCGGTGCGGCCGGAGCCTGGCTGGGCGTCAACAGCCAGAACGCCCGGGCCATCCGTTTCTACGAAAAGTCCGGTTTCCGCAACGTGGGAACCAAGTCCTTCCGGCTGGGAAGCACGGTGGAACACGACTTCGTGCTGGAACGGCCCCTCCGTTAA
- a CDS encoding LytR C-terminal domain-containing protein, protein MASRGRKDLSVLHGHRVVSGAELRAAMEAAKDADETARVRRRVLHGVVLVLLMGMIAAAIIVALAIINGRLKVPTAEPSQKPVSSCPAAVFDYTPNDKVNLNVYNSTTRAGLARSVADEFLARKFAVGNVSNVNAGYRGVAAVVSGAAGQAAAFTVQRNVPGSDYFQDSRTDASVDVILAHDFAALVPAELVDQTPGTLGCPRESRRTADTNKLPVTPAAVPAR, encoded by the coding sequence ATGGCTAGCCGCGGGCGGAAGGACCTCAGCGTCCTGCACGGCCACCGTGTGGTGTCCGGCGCCGAGCTGCGGGCTGCGATGGAAGCGGCCAAAGACGCCGACGAAACGGCCCGGGTCCGCCGCCGCGTTCTGCACGGTGTGGTGCTGGTCCTGTTAATGGGGATGATCGCCGCCGCCATCATCGTTGCCCTGGCCATCATTAACGGGCGGCTGAAGGTGCCGACGGCCGAGCCGAGCCAGAAGCCTGTGTCGTCGTGCCCTGCTGCGGTGTTCGATTACACGCCCAATGACAAGGTCAACCTCAACGTCTACAACTCCACCACCCGGGCCGGCCTGGCCCGCTCCGTGGCGGATGAGTTCCTGGCGCGGAAGTTCGCGGTGGGCAACGTATCGAACGTCAACGCCGGCTACCGGGGCGTTGCAGCGGTGGTCTCTGGTGCGGCCGGGCAGGCCGCCGCCTTCACGGTGCAGCGCAATGTGCCGGGGTCCGACTACTTCCAGGACAGCAGGACCGACGCCAGCGTGGACGTGATCCTGGCCCATGACTTCGCAGCGCTTGTCCCGGCTGAGCTGGTGGACCAGACCCCCGGCACACTAGGCTGCCCCAGGGAAAGCCGCCGCACGGCCGACACCAACAAGCTTCCCGTTACGCCGGCAGCCGTCCCGGCGCGCTGA
- a CDS encoding stealth family protein has product MQVRKLTSTTTETTITEAPVQDEVYYGGQASVEEQFHAEITSAAAEQRLRHRPDVIRHKGRYALINDTRTPYQAMVEDLLFLRNVLANAGLAYLLVRGNNDRPVVALDWKNRKKLRGALVEACRDEPFYSMTVDAKKKTSVLVADGELSSNRQARIFRLYRPRVEPVGGFEFGASAGVQIELWSFEGEELILPIENSLTRRTMLRQDAVRGTVERYGHTWPTIENMFADHASDISFDIDLVFSWVDGSSSEYIAARRAQQQGVVLGEGDDHEARFRQINELKYALRSVYMFAPWIRRIFIATDSPAPAWLAEHPSVTIVRSEEFFADSSVLPTHNSQAVECQLHHIEGLSEHFLYSNDDMFFGRPVGPDMFFTPGGITKFIEAETRIGLGENAAERSGFENAARVNRKLLWNRFGRITTRHLEHTAAPLRRSLVAQMEEEFPEEFRKTAASRFRAADNISVTNSFYHYYALLTGRAVTQTAAKVRYVDTTMRAGLNYLPKLLAKRNMDFFCLNDGSFPEVSADERAEAVTGFLEKYFPIKAPWEK; this is encoded by the coding sequence ATGCAGGTAAGAAAGCTTACTTCGACCACCACGGAGACAACCATTACAGAAGCACCGGTCCAGGACGAGGTCTACTACGGCGGCCAAGCGTCCGTGGAGGAACAATTTCACGCTGAGATCACGTCGGCGGCGGCGGAGCAGCGGCTCAGGCACCGCCCCGACGTCATCCGGCACAAGGGCCGATACGCCCTGATCAACGACACCAGGACCCCTTACCAGGCCATGGTGGAAGACCTGCTGTTCCTGCGCAACGTCCTGGCGAACGCGGGCCTCGCCTACCTCCTGGTCCGCGGCAACAACGACCGGCCCGTGGTGGCGCTGGACTGGAAGAACCGGAAGAAACTCCGCGGGGCCCTGGTGGAGGCCTGCCGGGACGAGCCCTTCTACTCCATGACCGTGGATGCCAAGAAGAAGACCTCCGTCCTGGTGGCCGACGGTGAGCTGTCCTCCAACCGGCAGGCACGGATCTTCCGCCTGTACCGCCCGCGGGTGGAACCGGTGGGCGGTTTCGAATTCGGCGCGTCCGCCGGCGTCCAGATCGAGCTGTGGTCCTTCGAAGGCGAGGAACTGATCCTCCCCATCGAGAACTCCCTGACCCGCCGGACCATGCTGCGGCAGGACGCTGTCCGCGGCACCGTGGAACGCTACGGCCACACCTGGCCCACCATCGAGAACATGTTTGCCGACCATGCCAGCGACATCAGCTTCGACATCGACCTGGTCTTTTCCTGGGTGGACGGAAGCTCTTCGGAATACATTGCCGCCCGCCGCGCGCAACAGCAGGGCGTGGTCCTTGGCGAAGGCGACGACCACGAGGCCCGGTTCCGGCAGATCAATGAACTGAAGTACGCACTGCGCTCCGTATACATGTTCGCCCCGTGGATCCGCCGCATCTTCATCGCCACGGACTCCCCCGCTCCCGCCTGGCTGGCAGAGCACCCGTCCGTCACGATCGTCCGCAGCGAAGAGTTCTTTGCCGATTCCTCCGTGCTGCCCACGCACAATTCCCAGGCAGTCGAATGCCAGCTGCACCACATCGAGGGGTTGTCCGAGCACTTCCTCTACTCCAACGACGACATGTTCTTTGGCCGGCCGGTAGGCCCGGACATGTTCTTCACCCCTGGCGGCATCACCAAGTTCATCGAGGCCGAAACCAGGATCGGCCTCGGCGAGAACGCCGCGGAGCGCAGCGGGTTTGAAAACGCCGCCCGGGTCAACCGCAAGCTCCTCTGGAACCGGTTCGGCCGGATCACCACCCGCCACCTGGAGCACACCGCGGCTCCCCTGCGGCGCAGCCTCGTAGCCCAGATGGAGGAGGAGTTCCCGGAAGAGTTCCGGAAGACGGCGGCAAGCAGGTTCCGCGCGGCCGACAACATTTCCGTCACCAACTCGTTCTACCACTACTACGCCCTGCTGACGGGGCGCGCCGTCACGCAGACAGCCGCGAAGGTGCGCTACGTGGACACCACCATGCGGGCGGGGCTGAACTACCTGCCGAAGCTCCTCGCCAAGCGGAACATGGACTTCTTCTGCCTGAACGACGGGAGTTTCCCCGAAGTCAGTGCCGACGAGCGCGCAGAAGCCGTGACCGGCTTCCTGGAAAAGTACTTCCCCATCAAGGCGCCCTGGGAAAAGTAA
- a CDS encoding DsbA family oxidoreductase: MKIEIWSDVACPWCFIGKRRFEAALASFPHRDAVDVVWRSYQLDPGLPDHFDGTELEYLSSRKGMPAQQVSQMFEHVAQQAKDEGLDYRFDKVVVANSFTAHRLIHLASAHGKQDAAKERLLSDHFEHGKDIGSREYLAGLGRELGLPDNEVDELFTTDKYSDAVRSDFREGQSLGISGVPFFVIDRKFGLSGAQPAETFTRALNQAWQEANPLVLVNSAEAGACGPDGCAI; encoded by the coding sequence ATGAAGATTGAGATCTGGTCCGACGTCGCCTGCCCGTGGTGCTTCATTGGCAAGCGCCGCTTTGAGGCTGCCCTGGCGTCCTTCCCGCACCGGGATGCCGTTGATGTCGTGTGGCGGAGCTACCAGTTGGATCCCGGCCTGCCGGATCACTTCGATGGCACCGAGTTGGAATACCTGAGCAGCCGCAAGGGGATGCCGGCCCAGCAGGTCTCGCAAATGTTCGAGCATGTGGCGCAGCAGGCCAAGGACGAGGGCCTGGACTACCGCTTCGACAAGGTGGTGGTGGCCAACAGTTTCACGGCACACCGGCTGATCCACCTCGCTTCCGCCCACGGCAAGCAGGACGCGGCCAAGGAGCGCCTGCTCAGCGACCACTTTGAGCATGGCAAGGACATCGGCAGCCGGGAGTACTTGGCCGGCCTGGGCCGGGAGTTGGGCCTCCCGGACAACGAGGTGGACGAACTGTTCACCACTGACAAGTACTCGGACGCTGTCCGGTCCGATTTCCGGGAAGGCCAGTCCCTGGGTATCAGCGGTGTCCCGTTCTTTGTCATCGACCGCAAATTCGGGCTGTCCGGCGCCCAGCCCGCAGAGACGTTCACCCGTGCGCTCAACCAGGCGTGGCAGGAAGCGAACCCGTTGGTGCTTGTCAATTCCGCCGAGGCCGGGGCCTGCGGGCCGGACGGCTGCGCAATCTAG
- a CDS encoding glycosyltransferase family 4 protein gives MRIGLIAGPWIPIPPVTYGGIERVVDTLARGFLAAGHEVLLAAPTESTCPAPLVPGMRPASRDDLGLTMSELSHVIRAYKGLQDVDIIHDHTLAGPLYAGRPANVPVVTTIHGPLHKEAEDLYRAMARNVAIVAISRDQASHAPEVPVTQVIHHGMDVSAVPVGSGRGGYLCFVGRACHDKGLLEAITIARRAGMHLKIAVKMKEPDEIRYFREVIEPMLGPNEDFVGEVDDAAKYRLMGEAAAFLNPIQWSEPFGLVMIEALATGTPVIGTRIGSAPEIVEHGRTGFLGQLEELPGFLEAAPGLSRERCRASVEERFSAQRMVAQHLRLFDDLLAGRLPGGVPVTTPVHQNR, from the coding sequence ATGCGAATTGGACTTATTGCGGGGCCATGGATTCCCATTCCTCCGGTCACTTACGGAGGAATCGAAAGGGTTGTGGACACCTTGGCGCGGGGCTTTCTGGCCGCCGGCCACGAGGTACTGCTCGCCGCGCCAACCGAAAGTACCTGTCCTGCTCCGTTGGTACCGGGAATGCGGCCTGCGTCCCGGGACGATCTCGGCTTGACCATGTCCGAACTCAGCCATGTGATCCGCGCCTACAAGGGGCTGCAGGACGTGGACATCATTCACGACCATACGTTGGCGGGCCCGCTCTATGCCGGCCGTCCCGCCAACGTCCCGGTGGTCACCACCATCCATGGCCCCCTCCACAAGGAGGCCGAGGACCTGTACCGGGCCATGGCGCGGAATGTGGCCATCGTGGCGATCTCCCGTGACCAGGCGTCCCATGCTCCAGAAGTCCCCGTCACCCAGGTGATCCATCATGGAATGGACGTTTCCGCGGTCCCTGTTGGCAGCGGACGTGGCGGGTACCTGTGTTTCGTGGGGCGCGCGTGCCATGACAAGGGGCTGCTGGAGGCCATTACGATTGCCCGGCGTGCCGGTATGCACCTGAAGATCGCCGTCAAGATGAAGGAGCCGGACGAGATCCGCTATTTCCGGGAGGTCATCGAGCCGATGCTCGGACCCAACGAGGACTTCGTGGGGGAAGTCGACGATGCCGCCAAGTACCGTCTGATGGGTGAGGCTGCGGCCTTCCTGAACCCCATCCAATGGTCAGAACCCTTCGGCCTGGTGATGATCGAGGCCTTGGCCACCGGGACTCCCGTCATCGGGACGAGGATCGGCTCAGCCCCCGAGATCGTGGAGCACGGCCGCACGGGCTTCCTGGGGCAGCTGGAGGAACTGCCAGGCTTCCTTGAGGCTGCCCCCGGCCTAAGCAGGGAACGTTGCCGGGCATCAGTGGAGGAACGGTTCAGTGCCCAACGGATGGTGGCACAGCACCTCAGGCTCTTTGACGACCTGCTGGCCGGGAGATTGCCGGGAGGGGTTCCGGTTACCACGCCGGTGCACCAGAATCGTTAA
- a CDS encoding type II toxin-antitoxin system VapB family antitoxin: MIFKAVGEGRPYPDHGYSTPKQWASLPPRPVRLDELVTTKRTLDLEALLAEDSTFFGDLFPHVVQYQGTLYLEDGLHRAVRTALHQRTAIHARVLVLDG; this comes from the coding sequence GTGATATTCAAAGCTGTGGGCGAGGGCCGCCCTTACCCCGACCATGGTTACAGCACCCCGAAACAGTGGGCGTCGCTGCCGCCGCGGCCGGTCCGGCTGGACGAACTGGTGACCACCAAACGCACGCTGGACCTCGAAGCGTTGCTGGCCGAAGACTCCACATTCTTCGGCGACTTGTTCCCGCACGTGGTGCAGTACCAGGGAACCCTTTACCTGGAGGACGGCCTGCACCGCGCGGTCCGGACGGCACTGCACCAGCGCACCGCGATCCACGCCCGGGTCCTGGTGCTCGATGGCTAG
- a CDS encoding TetR/AcrR family transcriptional regulator, whose product MPRISAASNAEQRADTQRRILTAFGELLFTHGLPGLTMTDVARHAGVGRTAVYNYYADIEELLISYALEETEKFLTELRDSLGRLENPVERLALYVRAQVVDLSRRHLPPGPAMGAVLSPSSFAKLSDHVSELSTLLQGILRDGMEQGYLPVADVGQQAQLILGTLSSSAARGSDEPAELEARVARTVRFIQLGAGARFDDGGQPLPVAGLPAAAGQGVISAPGRLPA is encoded by the coding sequence ATGCCCAGGATTTCAGCGGCCAGCAACGCCGAACAACGCGCTGACACCCAGCGCCGTATCCTCACAGCCTTCGGCGAGCTCCTCTTCACCCACGGCCTTCCCGGGTTGACCATGACGGACGTGGCCCGGCACGCAGGGGTGGGCCGTACCGCCGTCTACAACTACTACGCGGATATCGAAGAACTATTGATTTCGTACGCGCTGGAGGAGACGGAGAAGTTCCTCACGGAGCTGCGCGACTCGCTGGGCCGCCTGGAGAACCCGGTGGAACGGCTGGCCCTGTACGTCCGCGCCCAGGTGGTTGACCTCAGCCGCCGCCACCTCCCGCCCGGACCGGCCATGGGGGCGGTGCTGTCGCCGTCGTCCTTTGCAAAACTCTCAGACCATGTCAGCGAGCTCAGCACCCTGCTGCAGGGGATCCTTCGTGATGGCATGGAGCAGGGCTACCTGCCGGTGGCTGACGTGGGGCAGCAGGCCCAGTTGATCCTGGGCACACTGTCCTCCAGTGCCGCCAGGGGCAGCGATGAACCTGCCGAGCTGGAAGCGCGCGTGGCCAGGACTGTGCGGTTCATCCAGTTGGGGGCCGGGGCAAGGTTCGACGACGGGGGGCAGCCACTGCCCGTGGCCGGCCTTCCGGCGGCAGCCGGCCAAGGCGTGATCAGCGCGCCGGGACGGCTGCCGGCGTAA